A single Oncorhynchus tshawytscha isolate Ot180627B linkage group LG01, Otsh_v2.0, whole genome shotgun sequence DNA region contains:
- the ccdc77 gene encoding coiled-coil domain-containing protein 77: protein MMESPPTKDRQTDHTPGVEDSPLPPITERLAYLRPSRELLEFYRGKIAQFDGEHDDLMQMLEKYRGTTEDQHKLQWEVRQREGEISELQKALSDMQVYLFQEREQALRLYAENDRLKIRELEDRKKIQHLLALVGPDTGEITYFHCDPPHKVSIAQKELEPRILDHRKMAKSRTGSAKEGSRTSRSEGVVNGGSPEQYRRDNQTLLLQVEALQAQMEEQTRLSKEQVESLLEDRRIHVEEGQVQHQRDQDRITVLTDKLDRTQNLLYESTRDFLQLKFETRAHEKGWMVEKDRLLRELDSTQDRLRKASDGHGREQPGPGSRGHGSSMALLLTQPQPDTQHVHREELRTMQEELKQAHRLAEMYREQCVTLETDLAQIREEGDMGREIFKDRSDKMAKRLQMTTQRYEALEKRRAMEVEGFKTDIKHLRQKLKDVEKQLFKVTLNVGPNQDLAILHEVRQTNARTKKVQGELKTLKAKIYGLENDLRYS, encoded by the exons ATGATGGAGTCACCTCCAACAAAAGACAG GCAGACAGACCACACCCCTGGGGTGGAGGACTCTCCCCTGCCCCCCATCACTGAGCGCCTGGCCTACCTGCGCCCCTCCAGAGAGCTGCTGGAGTTCTACAGGGGGAAGATCGCCCAGTTTGATGGAGAACACGATGACCTGATGCAGATGCTGGAGAAGTACAGAGGCACCACAGAGGACCAG CACAAACTGCAGTGGGAGGTGCGACAGCGCGAAGGGGAGATATCTGAGCTGCAGAAGGCTTTGAGTGACATGCAGGTGTACCTCTTCCAGGAGAGGGAACAGGCGCTGCGTCTGTACGCAGAGAATGACAGACTCAAGATCAG AGAGCTGGAGGACAGGAAGAAAATCCAGCACCTGTTAGCCCTGGTGGGGCCAGACACTGGGGAGATCACCTACTTCCACTGTGACCCTCCACACAAG GTTAGCATAGCCCAGAAGGAACTAGAGCCCAGAATTCTGGATCATCGGAAGATGGCAAAGTCAAGAACTGGATCTGCAAAAG AGGGAAGCCGGACATCCAGATCAGAAGGAGTGGTGAATGGAGGAAGCCCAGAGCAGTACAGAAGAGACAACCAGACCTTACTACTACAG GTGGAGGCGCTGCAGGCTCAGATGGAGGAGCAGACTCGTTTGTCCAAAGAGCAGGTGGAGTCTCTGCTGGAGGACAGGAGGATCCACGTGGAGGAGGGACAGGTCCAGCACCAGAGAGACCAGGACCGCATCACCGTACTCACTGACAA GCTGGACCGGACCCAGAACCTGCTGTACGAGAGCACCAGGGACTTCCTACAGCTGAAGTTTGAGACGCGGGCCCACGAGAAGGGCTGGATGGTGGAGAAGGACCGGCTGCTGCGAGAGCTGGACTCAACCCAGGACCGTCTGAGGAAAGCCAGTGATGGTCATGGGAGGGAGCAGCCGGGACCAGGATCCAGAGGACACGGCAGCAGCATGGCCCTGCTTCTAACCCAGCCCCAGCCTGACACACAGCATGTCCACAGGGAAGAGCTCAGG ACAATGCAGGAAGAGCTGAAGCAGGCCCACCGCCTGGCTGAGATGTACAGGGAGCAGTGTGTTACCCTGGAGACAGACCTGGCTCAgatcagagaggagggggacatggGCAGGGAGATTTTCAAG GATCGGTCGGACAAGATGGCGAAGCGTCTTCAGATGACGACCCAGCGGTACGAGGCCCTGGAGAAGAGGAGGGCCATGGAGGTGGAGGGCTTCAAGACCGACATCAAACACCTCCGACAGAAACTCAAAGATGTGGAGAAACAGCTTTTCAAG gtcaccCTGAATGTGGGCCCGAATCAGGACCTGGCCATCCTACACGAAGTGCGTCAGACCAACGCTCGGACCAAGAAGGTCCAAGGGGAGCTGAAGACCCTGAAGGCCAAGATCTACGGCCTGGAGAACGACCTCCGATACAGCTGA